In Rutidosis leptorrhynchoides isolate AG116_Rl617_1_P2 chromosome 2, CSIRO_AGI_Rlap_v1, whole genome shotgun sequence, one genomic interval encodes:
- the LOC139889687 gene encoding ras-related protein RABH1e-like, producing the protein MAVVSPHVKYGLIILGDQSVVKTSIITRFMYDKFDTTYQATIGIDFLTKKMYLEDRTFVLQLWDTSGQERFRSLLPSFIRDSSVALIVYDVTNRQSFLNTAKWMEEVRNERGTDILIFLVGNKCGLVDKRQVSFEEGDGKAREFRVTFIETSAKTGYNIKV; encoded by the exons atGGCGGTGGTATCACCTCATGTTAAATACGGACTTATTATATTGGGCGATCAATCCGTTGTTAAAACCAGTATCATTACCAGATTTATGTATGACAAATTCGATACTACCTATCAG GCTACCATTGGCATTGATTTCTTAACTAAAAAAATGTACCTTGAAGATAGAACATTTGTATTACAACTTTG GGATACTTCTGGGCAGGAAAGATTTAGGAGTTTGCTTCCAAGCTTTATAAGAGATTCATCAGTTGCACTCATTGTCTATGACGTTACTA ATCGACAGTCGTTCTTAAACACTGCAAAATGGATGGAAGAAGTACGTAATGAGCGAGGCACTGATATCCTTATATTCCTGGTTGGGAATAAATGCGGCCTTGTTGACAAAAG GCAAGTTTCATTTGAAGAAGGAGATGGCAAAGCTCGTGAATTCAGAGTTACGTTTATTGAAACCAGTGCGAAAACTGGATATAACATCAAGGTTTAA